The genomic stretch AAACCGAGGTGGCCACGGCCCGAGCCAGCGGTGACGCCGCCAAGGCGCGTGCCGAGGCGGCTGCCGCCGACCTCATCGCCGACGCCAAGCGCGCTGCGGAGCGAGAGACACAGGCCCGGCTGGCAACGTTGACGGCTCGTGAGGAGGATCTGGCCGCGCGTGCTGAGGAGCTGGAACGGCGCGAGTCCGATCTGGATTCGGCCGTGTGTGAGATCGAGGCCCGCCGGGCTGAGCTCGACGTCGAGGGCGCCACGCTGGAGGAGCTGCGCTCCGAGCTGGCCGCGGCGACGCTCCGGCACGAACTCGAGCACACAGCGGCTCTGGAGCGGGTAGCCGGCCTCACCGCCGAAGAGGCCAAGGTGGAGTTGCTCAGCTCTGTCGAGGCCGCCGCCCGCCGCGACGCGGCAAGCCTGGTCCGCTCGATCGAGACCGAGGCGCGCGCCGAAGCGACCGACCGGGCCCGGGCGATCGTGGTCGACGCGGTGCAACGCGTCGCCAGCGAGCAGACCACCGAGACCGTGGTCAGCGTGCTGCACCTGCCCAGCGACGAGATGAAGGGCCGCATCATCGGGCGAGAGGGCCGCAACATCCGAGCCTTCGAGTCGGTCACCGGCGTCAACGTGATCATCGACGACACCCCTGAGGCCGTCCTGTTGTCGTGTTTCGACCCGGTTCGCCGAGAGATTGCCCGGATCACCCTGGAGAAGCTGGTGCTCGATGGCCGGATCCATCCGCACCGCATCGAGGAGATCTATGAGACGGCCAAGGTCGAGGTGGACGAGTTGTGTCTGCGAGCGGCCCGCGACTCGCTGGCCGAAATCGGCATCACCGACCTCGATGAGCGGCTGATTCCCACCCTGGGGCGGCTGAAGTACCGGACCAGCTACGGCCAGAACGTCCTGGGGCACCTGACCGAGACGGCTCACATCGCCGGCATCATGGCCAGCGAGCTCGGGCTCGAGCCGAGCTTGATCAAGCGCTCGGCCTTCCTGCACGACATCGGCAAGGCCCTCACCCATGAGGTCGAAGGAAGCCACGCCATCATCGGCGCGGACCTGCTGCGCAAGTACGGCGAGAGCGAAGCGGTCGCCCATGCCGTGGAGGCCCACCACAACGAGGTGCAACCCAGGACTGTCGAAGCCGTGCTGACCCAGGCGGCCGACGCGTGCTCGGCGGCTCGCCCGGGCGCTCGGCGGGAGTCGCTGGAGGCCTACGTCAAGCGGCTTGAGCGGATCGAGGAGATCGCCACCGCCCGGCCAGGGGTCGAGCGGGTCTTCGCCATGCAATCGGGCCGCGAGGTCCGGGTGATGGTGCTGCCCGAGCAGGTCGATGACCTGGCCGCCGGCGTGATCGCCCGCGAGGTAGCCAAGCAGATTGAGGACGAGCTGACCTACCCCGGCCAGATCCGGGTGACGGTGGTTCGCGAGTCGCGAGCCACCGAGGTAGCCCACTGAGCCGGCCAGCGGCCTGCTGAGGAGTCGTCAGGTCGTGCTCGACGCAGCCCTGCTCGCCTGTGACCCGCTGGGTCCAGGGGCGTGGGGGAGGGGCCGGCCATGAGCAAGGCGGGAGGCGTCTAAGAGCCTGGTCAGCGGTGGGTGGTGCGGCCTCGTATTCTTGAGCCGATATGAATGCCGCCCCCGGTCCCGAGTCCAGCGCCGCTCACACCGGCGACCCTGCCCGCACCCCGGCCACCGGTGACCTGGCGGGTGACCCGACCAGGGGCGACCTGGCTGCTCACCCGGCCACGGGCGACCCAGCCGGCGCGGGCCTGACCTATGCCATCCGCACCTACGGCTGCCAGATGAACGTCCACGACTCCGAACGCTTGGCCGGGCTCCTGGAGCAGGCTGGCTACCTCCGGGCAGCCGACCAGAGCGGCCGGGAGGCTGACCTGGTGGTGTTCAACACCTGCGCGGTGCGCGAGAACGCCGACAACCGGCTCTACGGAAACCTCAGCCAGTTGGCGCCGGTGAAGTCTGCCCGACCGGGCATGCAGATCGCCGTCGGAGGCTGCCTGGCGCAGAAGGACCAGGCGACCGTGCTGCAGAAGGCGCCCTGGGTGGACGTGGTCTTCGGCACCCACAACCTGGCCAGCCTGCCGGTGCTGCTCGAGCGCGCTCGGCACAACGGCCAAGCCCAGGTCGAGATCCTCGAGGCCCTGGCAAACTTCCCCTCGGACCTGCCCAGCCGGCGTGACTCGGCCTTCTCGGCCTGGGTGTCGATCGCGGTGGGCTGCGACAACAGCTGCACGTTCTGCATCGTGCCCAGCCTGCGCGGCAAGGAGACCGACCGGCGCCCCGGCGACGTGCTGGCCGAGATCGAGGCGCTGGTGGCCGAGGGCGTCACCGAGATCACCCTGTTGGGGCAGAACGTCAACTCCTACGGCCGGTCGTTCGGTGACCCCCTCGCTTTCGGCAAGCTGCTGCGCGCCTGCGGGCGTGTCCAAGGCTTGGACCGGGTCCGGTTCACCAGCCCGCACCCTCGTGATTTCACCGATGACGTGATCGCCGCGATGGCTGAGACCCCGAATGTCTGCCCGCAGCTGCACATGCCCATGCAGTCAGGCTCGGACGCGGTGCTCAAGTCGATGCGGCGGTCATACCGGCAGGCCCGCTATCTCGACATCATCGACCGGGTGCGAGCGGTGATGCCGCAGGCGGCCATCACCACCGACATCATCGTCGGTTTTCCCGGCGAGACCGAGCAGGACTTCGACCAGACCCTCGAAGCCGTCCGGCGGGCCAGGTTCGCCAGCGCGTTCACCTTCCAGTACTCCCCACGGCCGGGCACGCCGGCCGCGACGATGGAGCACCAGATCCCCAAAGCCGTGGTGCAGGAGCGCTACGAACGGTTGATCGAGCTTCAGGACGAGATCAGCTGGCAGGAGAACAAGCGACTGCTGGGCACCGAGGTGCAGGTGCTGGTGAGCTCGGCTCAGGGCAAGAAGGACGCGGCGAATCTGCGGATGTCGGGCAGGGCGCGCGACGGCCGGCTGGTGCATGTGGGCGCCGGCGAGCTTCCGGTGGCGCCCGGCGACCTGGTCCACGCCACGGTCAGTCATGCCGCCCCGCACCACCTGGTCGCCGACGGCGGCATCTCCGCGCACCACAAGTGGCGTGGGCCCTCCGGTCAAGCCGCGCCGGCCGCCAGGCCAGCCGCGCCGCTGCTCAGCATCGGCCGCCGTCCGAGCTAGCCCGGACGGCTACTCCGGCAGCAGGGCCTTGCGCCTGCTGACCTCGGCTTCAGCCTTGGCGATCCGCTGCGGGTCTCCGGAAGCCTGGGCCTTGGCGAGCTTGGCCTCTGCCTCGCGGAGGCGTTCTTTCAACTGGGCCAGGAAGGGGTTCGACTCGGTCGCTCCCCGCTTCCACTCGGCGTCAAGCGCGTCGCGAACCCGCTGCTCGGCGGCGCGCATCCGGGCCTCCAGCCGCTGCACGGCATCGCGTGGCACGTGGCCAAGCGCTTCGAGCTTCTCCTGCAGGTCGCGCAGCGCCACCTGAGCCTGCCGCGGATTGCTCAGATCCAGCGCGGCGGCTTCAGCGATGATCGACTCCTTCTCCTTCAGGTTCTGGCTCTGCTCGGCGTCACGCTCGGCGAAGACCCCCGAACGCCGCTCGAAGAAGACGTCCTGGGCAGCCCTGAACCGCTTCCACAGCGCGTCCTCGGTGCTGCGGTTGGTTCGCGGAGCGAGCTTCCACTCGTTCATCAGTTCCTTCAACGCCGCTGAGGTCTCGCGCCAGTCCTCGGAGCCGGACAGCTCCTCAGCCTTGGCGACCAGCTTCTCCTTGATCGACTTGGCGGCGTCGCGCTCGGTGTCGAGGTTGGCGAAGTGGCTGCCTCGGCGCTTGCCGAAGGCGTCGCGGGCGGCGGCGAACCGCTTCCACAGCGCGTCGTCGGTCTTGCGGTCGATGCCCTTGATCAACTTCCATTCCTCGACGATGGCACGCAGCCGGTCGCCGGCTGCCTTCCACTGGGTGGAGCTTTCCGCGATCGTCTCGGCCTCGACCACCAGGGCTTCCTTCTTGGCGATGGCCTCGGCGCGGGCAGCGTCGCGCGCTTCGGCCTGCTCGCCCATCTTGGCGTCGGCCGCGGTGATCAACGCGACGAGCCGGGTGTCGAGCGCGGCGAGATCACCGACCGCCGCGACCGTCGGCAGCGAGGCGTGCAAGGTCATGGCTTGGGACTTGGTGGCCTTGGGATCGCCGGCGCCGGATTCCAGCCGCTTTGCCAGCAGGCCGATCTCGGTCTGCAGGTCTTCATACCTGCGGGTGTAGTAAGCCAGGCCGGCCTCGGCGTCCCCGGCTTGCCAGGAGCCGACCTCCCGTTCACCGTCGGCGGTCTTGACGAACACCGTGCCAGCCTCGTCGATACGTCCCCATTCCGAACTCATATCGAGCATTAGACACGACTGCAGACGCCTACGGTGCAGCCGGTTAGCCTCTTGCAACGTGACTGACACCGACGCGGGGCCCCCGGGACGTCCGGTGGTGGCGATCGTGGGCCCGACGGGGACCGGCAAATCCGATCTGGCGGTGGCGGTGGCGCGGCGAATCGGCGGCGAGATCATCAACGCCGACTCTATGCAGCTCTATCGCGGTATGGACATCGGCACCGCCAAGCTGCCTCTGGCCGAGCGCGGCGGCGTCGTTCACCACCTGCTCGACATCTGGCCCGTGAGCAGGTCCGCCGCAGTCGCTGAGTACCAGCGGCTGGCCCGGGCGGCGATCGCCGACATCACGAGCCGGGGCCGGACGCCGGTGCTGGTCGGCGGCTCGGGGCTCTACATCCGGGCCAGCCTGGACCGCCTGGAGTTTCCTGGCGAGTCGCCCGAGATCAGGGCTCGGCTGGCGGCCGAGCTGGCCGAGGTCGGCTCGGCGGTGCTGCACGCTCGGCTGGCGCGGCTGGACCCGGCCGCCGGGGCGGCGATCCTGCCGTCCAACGCCCGCCGGGTCGTGCGGGCGCTGGAGGTCATGGAACTCACCGGCGGCCTGTTCACCGCCCGGATGCCCGCCTTCGAGTCGGTCTATGAGACGGTGCAGATCGCGCTGGAGCACCCTGAGCTGGAGGAGCGGGTCCGGCTGCGGGTGGATCGCATGATGGCCGGCGGCCTGCTCGACGAGGTGCGCCGGCTGCTGCCATTCGGCCTGCGCGAGAGCCCCACTGCCGGCAAGGCGCTGGGCTACCAGCAGCTGCTCGCGGTGCTCGATGAGCAGGGCGAGCTGCGGGGCGACCTCGGCGAGGCCGTCGAGCTGACCGTCCGGGGGACCTGGCGCTTCGTGCGCAGGCAGCGGTCCTGGTTTCGCAGGGACCCGAGGCTGCACTGGCTGGACGCAGCGGCGCCGGGCCTTCTGGACAAGACGCTGGCGTTGTTGCCCGCTAGGCTTGGAACGTGAACCGCAGACTGCCGGTGATGAAGGGCCATGGCACCGAGAACGACTTCGTGCTGCTACCCGACCTTGACGCGGTGATCTCGATGTCGCCGTCGATGGTGCGGGCGTTGTGCGACCGGCGCGGCGGAATCGGGGCAGACGGCGTGCTGCGGGTGACCCGGACGGCGCTGGCCACCGAGCCGGATGTCCTGGCTCAGGCTGAGGTCGCCGAGTACTTCATGGACTACCACAACGCCGACGGCTCGATCGCGGAGATGTGCGGCAACGGGCTGCGGGTGTTCGGCCGTTACCTGCAGCAAGTCGGGTTAACCGACTCAGCCGGGGGCGCCGTCACGGTGGCGACCCGGGGCGGGCCCAAGGAGCTGAGCTTCGACGGCGAGCACATCACCGCCGAGATGGGCCCGGCGACTGCCCGGCCGGAGCGGCCGCGGGTCACCGCCGACGGGCTGGACGGCGTGTTCGAGTCGGTGGCTCTGGATCTGCCCAACCCGCATGTGGTGGTGCAGCTGTCCTCGGTGGAGGAACTGGCGGCGTTGCGGCTGACCGCGCCGCCGCAGGTTCATCCGGCGTTGCCGGAGGGCCAGAACGTGGAATTCGTGGTGCGCCTCGGGCCGGATCGGCTGCGGATGCGGGTGTTCGAGCGGGGCTCGGGTGAGACCCGCTCATGTGGCACCGGAATCTGCGCCGCGGTGGCTGCGGTCGCCGGGGAGCAGGCCGGCCAGGGGGAGTGGATCGTCGAGGTGCCGGGCGGCGAGTGCCGGGTGTGGTGGAACGCCGACGGCAACCTGATGCTGTCGGGCCCGGCCGTCCTGGTCGCCAGCCTGGAGCTGTCGCCGGAGTGGCTTGCCGCACACCGGTGAGGGCTCTGGGCGAAATTAAATCGCATTCCGGGCGGTGAGGCTGTCACCATGGAGGTAATGACTGCTTACCGACGTGATGACTCCCAGACCGTGCCGACCGCCGCCGAGCCCGGCCATGCCGCGGCCGACGAGTTCGACACCGGGCCGGCCACTCCCTCCAGCCACTACGCCGTTGACGGCGCCGAGCTGTCCGACGACGCCGCTGAGGGCCCTGACGGCCTTGGCGGCGCTGAGCCCGACAACGGGCTGGACTACACCCTCGGCGAGTACGACCTGTCCGAGCGCGCCGCTCTGCGCCGGATCGCCGGGCTGTCCACCGAGCTCACCGACATCACCGAGGTCGAGTACCGCCAGCTGCGCCTGGAGCGGGTCGTGCTGGTCGGGGTCTGGACCACCGGCACCCTGACCGAGGCCGAGAACTCGATGCACGAGCTGGCCCGGCTGGCCGAGACCGCCGGCTCGGAGGTGCTCGACGGCCTGGTGCAGCGCCGCGACCGCCCCGACCCGGCGACCTACATCGGCTCGGGCAAGGCCAAGGAGTTGCGCGACATCGTCGCCGCCACCGGCGCCGACACCGTCATCTGCGACGGTGAGCTGACGCCTGGCCAGCTGCGGCAGCTCGAGCAGGTCGTCAAGGTCAAGGTGGTGGACCGGACCGCGCTGATTCTCGACATCTTCGCCCAGCACGCCCGCTCACGCGAGGGCAAGGCGCAGGTAGAGCTGGCGCAGTTGCAGTACCTGGTGCCGCGATTGCGCGGCTGGGGCGAGTCGCTGTCCCGGCAGGTCGGCGGCCGGGCAGCCAACGGCGTCGGAATCGGCGGCCGCGGGCCTGGTGAGACCAAGCTGGAGATCGACCGTCGCAGGATCACCGCCCGAATGGCGAAACTGCGCAAGGAGATCTCTGGCATGAAGACCGCCCGCGACGTCAAGCGCTCGCGGCGCGATGACAAAGAGGTGCCCTCGGTGGTGCTGGCCGGCTACACCAACGCGGGCAAGTCCTCTCTGTTGAACCGGCTCACCGGCGCCGGCGTGCTGGTGGAGAACGCGCTGTTCGCCACCCTGGACCCCACCGTCCGGCGTGCCGAGACCACCGACGGGCGTGTCTACACGCTGTCTGACACGGTGGGCTTCGTCCGGCACCTGCCGCATCAGCTCGTCGAGGCCTTCCGGTCGACGCTGGAGGAGGTCGCTTCGGCAGATCTCATCCTGCACGTGGTGGACGCCTCCGACGAGGACCCCGAAGCGCAGATCCGCGCCGTGCGCGAGGTGCTGTCAGACCTGGACGCCCTCGACGTGCCTGAGCAGATCCTGTTCAACAAGGCCGACGCCGCCGACGCCGAGACCCAGCTACGGCTACGCAGCCTGGTGCCTGACGCGCTGTTCGTCTCGGCGGTGACCGGCGCCGGGATGGCCGAGCTGGCAGCTCTCATCGAGTCGAAGCTGCCCCGGCCGGAGCGCGAGGTCCTGGTGCTGCTGCCCTACACCCGAGGCGACCTGGTCGCCCGGATCCACGCCGACGGCGAGATGCTCTCAGAGGAGCACACCAGCGAGGGAACCCTGATCAGCGCGCGGGTTCGGGCGGATCTGGCCGCGGCGCTGGAGCAGTTCGCCACGGCGGCCGCGCCAGCCGGTGACCGCTGAGCCGGATTTCACGCGATCACCGCGTAGGCTTGCCTGCAGAAGGTGTGTCGAAGCTTCACAGGGAGAGTAATTATGACTGGCTGGACATCGCCGTCGCACTGGGTGATCATCGCGCTGCTCGTGCTGGTGCTCTTCGGATACAAGAAGTTGCCCGAGATGTCGCGCTCGGTCGGCCGGTCGCTGCGGATCTTCAAGACCGAGATCAAGGGCATGGACGCCGACGACGCGGCCCGCAACTCCGCTGAGGCGCCCGCCGGAACCCCGCCTGTCGCCAGCGCGCCTGCGGTCAGCGCACCCGGCGCGAACCAGCCGGCTGCTGCCAGCGAGCCTGTCATCGCCCAGCCCGTGGCCCCGCCTCTGCCGGGCACCCCGGCCCCGGTGGCGCTGCCGCCCGCTGCCGAGGAGTCACCTCAGCAGCGGACGCAGGCCTGATTTCCTGGGTCTGACCCCGGAGGCAGTCCTCCGGGGTCGCTCAGACCTTGCGCAGCACCGCCACGACCCGGCCCAGGATGGTCGCCTCATCGGCCGGGATGGGTGAGTA from Jatrophihabitans sp. encodes the following:
- the rny gene encoding ribonuclease Y encodes the protein MSHLSEFAAIAAIFALILILGLRFLSLYAGRSAAGTATAPQAAVISPDRMAEAEAEAEAVRQRAVKEADAARRAADAEIESLRRAAQTEVATARASGDAAKARAEAAAADLIADAKRAAERETQARLATLTAREEDLAARAEELERRESDLDSAVCEIEARRAELDVEGATLEELRSELAAATLRHELEHTAALERVAGLTAEEAKVELLSSVEAAARRDAASLVRSIETEARAEATDRARAIVVDAVQRVASEQTTETVVSVLHLPSDEMKGRIIGREGRNIRAFESVTGVNVIIDDTPEAVLLSCFDPVRREIARITLEKLVLDGRIHPHRIEEIYETAKVEVDELCLRAARDSLAEIGITDLDERLIPTLGRLKYRTSYGQNVLGHLTETAHIAGIMASELGLEPSLIKRSAFLHDIGKALTHEVEGSHAIIGADLLRKYGESEAVAHAVEAHHNEVQPRTVEAVLTQAADACSAARPGARRESLEAYVKRLERIEEIATARPGVERVFAMQSGREVRVMVLPEQVDDLAAGVIAREVAKQIEDELTYPGQIRVTVVRESRATEVAH
- the miaB gene encoding tRNA (N6-isopentenyl adenosine(37)-C2)-methylthiotransferase MiaB yields the protein MNAAPGPESSAAHTGDPARTPATGDLAGDPTRGDLAAHPATGDPAGAGLTYAIRTYGCQMNVHDSERLAGLLEQAGYLRAADQSGREADLVVFNTCAVRENADNRLYGNLSQLAPVKSARPGMQIAVGGCLAQKDQATVLQKAPWVDVVFGTHNLASLPVLLERARHNGQAQVEILEALANFPSDLPSRRDSAFSAWVSIAVGCDNSCTFCIVPSLRGKETDRRPGDVLAEIEALVAEGVTEITLLGQNVNSYGRSFGDPLAFGKLLRACGRVQGLDRVRFTSPHPRDFTDDVIAAMAETPNVCPQLHMPMQSGSDAVLKSMRRSYRQARYLDIIDRVRAVMPQAAITTDIIVGFPGETEQDFDQTLEAVRRARFASAFTFQYSPRPGTPAATMEHQIPKAVVQERYERLIELQDEISWQENKRLLGTEVQVLVSSAQGKKDAANLRMSGRARDGRLVHVGAGELPVAPGDLVHATVSHAAPHHLVADGGISAHHKWRGPSGQAAPAARPAAPLLSIGRRPS
- a CDS encoding DUF349 domain-containing protein; translation: MSSEWGRIDEAGTVFVKTADGEREVGSWQAGDAEAGLAYYTRRYEDLQTEIGLLAKRLESGAGDPKATKSQAMTLHASLPTVAAVGDLAALDTRLVALITAADAKMGEQAEARDAARAEAIAKKEALVVEAETIAESSTQWKAAGDRLRAIVEEWKLIKGIDRKTDDALWKRFAAARDAFGKRRGSHFANLDTERDAAKSIKEKLVAKAEELSGSEDWRETSAALKELMNEWKLAPRTNRSTEDALWKRFRAAQDVFFERRSGVFAERDAEQSQNLKEKESIIAEAAALDLSNPRQAQVALRDLQEKLEALGHVPRDAVQRLEARMRAAEQRVRDALDAEWKRGATESNPFLAQLKERLREAEAKLAKAQASGDPQRIAKAEAEVSRRKALLPE
- the miaA gene encoding tRNA (adenosine(37)-N6)-dimethylallyltransferase MiaA; its protein translation is MTDTDAGPPGRPVVAIVGPTGTGKSDLAVAVARRIGGEIINADSMQLYRGMDIGTAKLPLAERGGVVHHLLDIWPVSRSAAVAEYQRLARAAIADITSRGRTPVLVGGSGLYIRASLDRLEFPGESPEIRARLAAELAEVGSAVLHARLARLDPAAGAAILPSNARRVVRALEVMELTGGLFTARMPAFESVYETVQIALEHPELEERVRLRVDRMMAGGLLDEVRRLLPFGLRESPTAGKALGYQQLLAVLDEQGELRGDLGEAVELTVRGTWRFVRRQRSWFRRDPRLHWLDAAAPGLLDKTLALLPARLGT
- the dapF gene encoding diaminopimelate epimerase, whose amino-acid sequence is MNRRLPVMKGHGTENDFVLLPDLDAVISMSPSMVRALCDRRGGIGADGVLRVTRTALATEPDVLAQAEVAEYFMDYHNADGSIAEMCGNGLRVFGRYLQQVGLTDSAGGAVTVATRGGPKELSFDGEHITAEMGPATARPERPRVTADGLDGVFESVALDLPNPHVVVQLSSVEELAALRLTAPPQVHPALPEGQNVEFVVRLGPDRLRMRVFERGSGETRSCGTGICAAVAAVAGEQAGQGEWIVEVPGGECRVWWNADGNLMLSGPAVLVASLELSPEWLAAHR
- the hflX gene encoding GTPase HflX, whose protein sequence is MTAYRRDDSQTVPTAAEPGHAAADEFDTGPATPSSHYAVDGAELSDDAAEGPDGLGGAEPDNGLDYTLGEYDLSERAALRRIAGLSTELTDITEVEYRQLRLERVVLVGVWTTGTLTEAENSMHELARLAETAGSEVLDGLVQRRDRPDPATYIGSGKAKELRDIVAATGADTVICDGELTPGQLRQLEQVVKVKVVDRTALILDIFAQHARSREGKAQVELAQLQYLVPRLRGWGESLSRQVGGRAANGVGIGGRGPGETKLEIDRRRITARMAKLRKEISGMKTARDVKRSRRDDKEVPSVVLAGYTNAGKSSLLNRLTGAGVLVENALFATLDPTVRRAETTDGRVYTLSDTVGFVRHLPHQLVEAFRSTLEEVASADLILHVVDASDEDPEAQIRAVREVLSDLDALDVPEQILFNKADAADAETQLRLRSLVPDALFVSAVTGAGMAELAALIESKLPRPEREVLVLLPYTRGDLVARIHADGEMLSEEHTSEGTLISARVRADLAAALEQFATAAAPAGDR
- the tatA gene encoding Sec-independent protein translocase subunit TatA — its product is MTGWTSPSHWVIIALLVLVLFGYKKLPEMSRSVGRSLRIFKTEIKGMDADDAARNSAEAPAGTPPVASAPAVSAPGANQPAAASEPVIAQPVAPPLPGTPAPVALPPAAEESPQQRTQA